The Fusarium musae strain F31 chromosome 10, whole genome shotgun sequence DNA window aagaaagtttGCACGCGATCTCGTTGCTGCAAGCCTCGACGCAGTGTATCTGCCGCTTAAACAAGCTTAAATGACGGCTGCAACCGGTGCAAATTCGTCCAGTTTTCGGAGCTCATTTGCGTAAAAAGACGGGAGCCGTAATGAAAGAAAAGGGTCCCCCACGCTAGCTCCGTGTCACGAGAGGGTAATTCATGACATTTCCGGAAGTGAATAACCAGCCGACCAAAGTTCCGAAGCTCGTTCTTGCTATATGCCCGTTGACTTTCTTACCGTGGAATGAAATTGCTATACCCAGAGTTTACGGTTGATGGGAGCGGCAAATTACAAGATACTTCGCTGTAGAACGTTGGTCTTCAATCGCAACCTCTGCATGTAATTGAAGCTGATCAACAGGATCGGCAATGCCGTTGCAGCTTGGCAACGTGTCAAAGGATTCCTGATCGGTAAGATCGGATCACGGCTTGGCCATTCTCTTGGCAGAGGTATTCCCGTTGGGGCGCGAAGGGTCAATCGTGAACCGCTTCGCTTCACTCATGCGCAAACTTCACAGCCAAGAGGTTGTAAGGACGAACAACAGCGATAATAAAAATTGACCGATGATAAACGAGTCGCTAGCATTATTTTACTATCCAATGGCCATCAAATTTCCAATTCAACAACTTTTAAAGACATTTTCCCATCCAATTACAGCTTGGGCTCAAAGCCAAAGGTCGTGCCAGCGACACGGGGCTTGCCCTGGTTGAAGGGACAGAGCTGGAAGAAGCGCTCACGAGAGATCTTGACGAGGTTGGATCGCTTGTGAGGCAGGTCCATCCACTTGTCTTGGTGAAGACCAAAGATCATCTCATACTTGAGAACGTTCTCACTGGAGAGACGAGGCTCGCCAACGACGTTCTCAGTGCGGTGGTCATCGAGGAACTCGTAGTGCATCACACTGGGCCACCATGCCATAACGCGATACTGTCCGCGGAACTTGTCGTTACCGACGAGCGAGTGTCGGCCGcgatcaaagtcaaggcaGGCGTAGTGTTGACCCATCTTGTCCTCCTTGGCCCAGTACAGCTCAAAGTAGGCGAAAGGTGTGTCATTGAAGTAACCCAAAACAGCGAACTGATGAGGGTCATCGTGAATGTTCTTGAGATATGTGCGATGCTCATCAAGAGTGCCTGTCTCCATCCATCCAGCAGCGACACGGGGGTCGTTCTGCCATGTGTTGAAAAGACCTAAGTGCTCGGGGTTCTCGTAGTCAAGAGCGACGAGGTTGAAGTGCTCGTCAAGAGATGGGATGTACCGGCTGTATATGTAACTACCGGCAGCAGGCTTGGGTGTTCGGCGCGGGTGACGCAGGAGAGTGGACTCAGAGGTGGGCGTCATCACGTACTCCAGATGAGGCACCACGTTGGCGGAGTTCCAGGTAGGAAGCCAGATGGGCTGTTGGCCCAATGGAGAAGCGCATCCCTGCCAGAACGCGCTgcgaagaacaagaacctcAACTCCAGTGCTGGGTGCGGGCTCAACGCCCTTGGGAGGAAGGGGCATGTTGATGGCGACCATGGAGAGGACCAGCTCCTTGGCCAGATCCTCAGCGCCAGCGCCCTCAAGGCGAAGACGGAATTGCTCTACATCGAAGTGATATGTGAAGAAGGTGTAGAGGAACATCCAAGTCTGCGCAAGAGTAGGAGTCTGCTTCTCCCAGCTCAACGACCAGACAGGACTTCTTCTGGCACGAGCATACTCGCGGTTATCAGAATCAGGGATCTTATCAGATTCCACAGCGGGAATCTTAGAGAACACTAGATCATCTGCATGGAGAACCTTGGGGAAAGGCTTGCCCTCTGTGACGGAGTCGTCCTTGCGCAGACGATACGACTGCTTACCCTCAGCAGTACGCTCGAGGTAGTAGGTGGACAGATAAGGCAGAGGGAGCCTGATCTTGATTGGCGACTTTTGCTGGAATGGTTCTGAAGACATGATTGTTGGTTGATGGCTTGTGActactgactgactgactgatcttggttctttttttctctccagATTTTATTTATACCCCGATCTCGGTGTTGAAGGGTCTTGGCCCATCAGATTAGATAAGGTGTATTCCATCTTTTGCTCGAGACGGCGAATATCCCGATGCGTACCGTGAAGTGGACAAGCCGAGAGAAGCAGGGGGAGTCTGTCTTGTAAAGCTTGGAAGCTTGGTCGCCCTGGTCCAAGACGTCGTGTTGTGTCCGGTCTGTGCCGATTATCCGCAGTCCCTGCGAGCTTTGCAAGTGGGATCATGCCACTAAGTAGACGCTAATTGGGGCCAAGTGGATGGGATGTGCGCTAATTCAAGGCGCGGAGATTTAGAAAGGAAGCTGTTGTGGGGTTCTGAGTTTTTTGCTCACTGTCTCGCTGAGAAATTTCGTCTGGTGTTGGTGAATCTCGAAGTGATGAGCTGCCTGCAAGCTCTACCCTACAGATTGATATGTGAAAACATtgtccaactccaacttaCATTAAGTTCTTCACATTCCCCGAGGAGAATTGGTTTCCTTGAGCAGTTGCGAATCGCCTCCGACGTCATGACAGCCGAAATGATGGAGGGTGCATGAGAGCTTGGCTGATTCTTGGTGGTGCCGGGATGATATTCACGCCACCGACTCTCGCTTCACGACTACGAAACACGGCTTGCCGAGCTCTACCTAATCAATCACTTTTTGCCATCAATCAGATTAGATTAGATTGATATGTCCTGCGAATCGCGAGCGCCCGGCGACAGATGGCTTAAAGCCAAGGTATTACTAGAGGCTTAGGGTAGGAGTCTGGCGAGCAGATGGCGAACACAATGCGTGACAACGAAACCGATGCATCAATCAGTGTGTGTAATTTGAGTGCATTATTGATAATGCAATGAGGATTACTATTTTTGTATGGCCGAGCGAAGCAGGGCGGCAAATCACTCGGTTTGGGATGTCAATACCATTTGATCGAATACGCGGACTTTCGGTGGTTTACTCGCATGCACCACCAAACTTGCTACGATATGTGCCATCACAAGCTGGAGGGCAGATTCCAAATGGCGAAATCAGAGCCCAGATGAGCTATTCATCGCAATGAGAGGCTGTTTGGTAGAATTTTGGCTGGAACGAAATGTCTACGAAGTCATGGTCACGCATCACCTACAGTTATTGACTCGGTCGTGTAACAGCGCAACAAATGCGACGAAAGCGCGTGTTCGACAAACGCCTTCCTCAATCCCCCACGCGAACAAATGGAGGAGTGACTTGACTCTTGAGTCTTTGGAAGCGATCAGAAAGAAGTACCTACCTTGTGAATCACTTGATTGCGCAAACTGTGACCTTCTTTCAGCACTCCCGCCGACCACATCACAAATGCAGGTTGTCTGTCACCCATTGCCCCCAAGCGATGAATTGGACTGTTGCGCAAGCACTCGCAACATAAGCGAACGGAAAATATTGAAACAAAAAAGTCCTCGCAAAACATAATCAAAGTATCCAACAAAAAGCATTGAAAAACTGTGCTTCGTGGGCTTTGTTCGATCGCGATAGCGCCTGTTTGGCCATGCTGCCCTCAGCTTTCGCAGCGCATCACGTTCTCAATC harbors:
- a CDS encoding hypothetical protein (SMCOG1203:putative siderophore biosynthesis protein~antiSMASH:Cluster_10.3), with product MSSEPFQQKSPIKIRLPLPYLSTYYLERTAEGKQSYRLRKDDSVTEGKPFPKVLHADDLVFSKIPAVESDKIPDSDNREYARARRSPVWSLSWEKQTPTLAQTWMFLYTFFTYHFDVEQFRLRLEGAGAEDLAKELVLSMVAINMPLPPKGVEPAPSTGVEVLVLRSAFWQGCASPLGQQPIWLPTWNSANVVPHLEYVMTPTSESTLLRHPRRTPKPAAGSYIYSRYIPSLDEHFNLVALDYENPEHLGLFNTWQNDPRVAAGWMETGTLDEHRTYLKNIHDDPHQFAVLGYFNDTPFAYFELYWAKEDKMGQHYACLDFDRGRHSLVGNDKFRGQYRVMAWWPSVMHYEFLDDHRTENVVGEPRLSSENVLKYEMIFGLHQDKWMDLPHKRSNLVKISRERFFQLCPFNQGKPRVAGTTFGFEPKL